In Balaenoptera musculus isolate JJ_BM4_2016_0621 chromosome 17, mBalMus1.pri.v3, whole genome shotgun sequence, a genomic segment contains:
- the LOC118883222 gene encoding 40S ribosomal protein S27-like, protein MPLAKDLLHPSPRQKRIHKKKCLVQSPSSYFINVKCPRCYKITTVFSHARTAVLCVGCSTVLCQPARGKARLTGGCSITRQKQH, encoded by the coding sequence ATGCCTCTTGCAAAGGATCTCCTTCATCCCTCTCCAAGACAGAAGAGGATACACAAGAAGAAGTGCCTGGTGCAGAGCCCCAGTTCCTACTTCATAAATGTGAAATGCCCAAGATGCTATAAAATCACGACTGTCTTTAGCCATGCACGAACAGCAGTTTTGTGTGTTGGCTGCTCTACTGTCCTCTGCCAGCCTGCAAGAGGAAAAGCAAGGCTTACAGGAGGATGCAGCATTACAAGACAGAAGCAGCATTAA